The following are encoded in a window of Pectinophora gossypiella chromosome 8, ilPecGoss1.1, whole genome shotgun sequence genomic DNA:
- the LOC126368792 gene encoding spermatogenesis-associated protein 20 isoform X1, translating into MPTGRAVLLLRRLSTGDSRLKNINLNPNCTKEQVLPNPVCCHRDLGQSKRLTTLTPNNLSKPQLTRSLSDNIIKMATPSNEKPPDRPKHTNQLISEKSPYLLQHAHNPVQWYPWCQEAIDKAKQENKLIFLSVGYSTCHWCHVMEKECFENEDVAKIMNEHYINIKVDREERPDIDRVYMLFIMATSGGGGWPMSVFITPDLRPVTGGTYFPPEDRWGRPGFKTILLSLAKKWKENHAQFVEASVNILEALQKITLVDPETSASVPGQATWEKCVRRYMSIYEPEFGGFGTAPKFPQASIFNFLFHYYARDKSHPEGKKCLEMCLHTLTKIAMGGIHDHVSSGFARYSVDNEWHVPHFEKMLYDQAQLTVAYTDAFLASKDEFYADVVRDIIKYVNRDLRHESGGYYSAEDADSYPTFGAPHKKEGAFCVWEYNEIKSLIGDKKIKSTPYLDIFCEYFHVEEDGNISPESDPHEELTNKNVLIIYDSKEDVAKKFDLTLEEFDKVISECTEILYQARQKRPRPHLDSKMICSWNGLMIAGLARAGQGLGDKDYVEDAIKTANFVKEHLYDASAKTLLHSCYRGDDGAIAQTEQPIKGFLDDYAYMIKGLLDLYEASLDAGWLKWARDLQLKQDELFWDPVNGGYYTCSAEDTTVVLRLKEDQDGAEPSGNSVACHNLQRLAAYADKSAAPEGGEREREQAKRLLQAFSKRLNDSPTTLPEMISALMFYNDSPTQVLIAGGQSDPRTMELIRVVRSRLLPGRVLAVADPSAESSAGMSEILLSRIRAGDVPTAYVCRRYACSLPVTDVKQLESLLDESLPAPAPASAAK; encoded by the exons ATTGACTACATTGACACCAAACAATTTAAGCAAACCTCAGTTGACAAGGAGTTTAAGCgacaatataattaaaatggcCACTCCAAGCAATGAGAAGCCACCAGATCGACCAAAACACACTAACCAGCTGATCTCTGAAAAGTCCCCATATTTGCTGCAACATGCTCACAACCCAGTGCAGTGGTACCCCTGGTGCCAAGAAGCTATAGATAAAGCTAAACAGGAAAACAAACTGATTTTCTTATCAGTTGGTTACTCTACATGCCATTGGTGCCATGTAATGGAGAAAGAATGTTTTGAAAATGAAGATGTTgctaaaataatgaatgaacaTTACATCAACATTAAAGTAGATCGAGAGGAGAGGCCAGATATAGACAGAGTTTATATGCTGTTTATCATGGCCACATCTGGAGGTGGTGGCTGGCCCATGTCTGTTTTTATCACTCCTGACTTACGTCCCGTCACAGGTGGCACCTACTTCCCGCCAGAAGACCGCTGGGGGAGACCAGGCTTCAAAACCATTCTCCTTTCCTTAGCCAAAAAATGGAAGGAAAACCATGCACAGTTTGTTGAGGCCAGTGTCAACATCTTGGAAGCCTTGCAAAAAATAACTCTCGTTGATCCAGAGACATCTGCATCAGTCCCTGGACAAGCTACTTGGGAGAAATGTGTCCGCAGATACATGTCCATCTATGAACCTGAATTTGGTGGATTTGGTACAGCACCTAAATTTCCTCAAGCTTCCATTTTTAATTTCCTCTTCCATTACTATGCCCGTGATAAATCTCATCCTGAGGGGAAGAAGTGTTTGGAAATGTGTTTGCACACTCTCACTAAGATTGCTATGGGAGGTATACATGACCATGTCTCCAGCGGATTTGCTCGGTACTCAGTTGACAATGAATGGCATGTGCCACACTTTGAGAAAATGTTATATGATCAGGCTCAACTAACAGTTGCTTATACCGATGCTTTTCTCGCGAGTAAGGATGAGTTTTATGCAGATGTAGTTCGcgacataataaaatatgtgaACAGGGACTTAAGGCACGAGTCGGGAGGATATTACAGTGCCGAAGATGCTGATTCTTACCCTACTTTCGGTGCTCCTCACAAGAAAGAAGGAGCATTCTGTGTTTGGgaatataatgaaataaaatcacTTATTGGTGACAAAAAGATTAAATCTACTCCTTATCTCGATATTTTCTGTGAGTACTTCCATGTTGAAGAAGATGGCAACATTTCTCCTGAGAGCGACCCTCATGAGGAGCTCACTAATaagaatgttttaattatttacgacaGCAAAGAAGATGTCGCTAAAAAGTTTGACTTAACTTTGGAGGAGTTTGATAAAGTAATCTCTGAATGTACCGAGATTTTGTATCAAGCTCGTCAGAAAAGGCCGCGTCCGCATTTggatagtaagatgatctgttCTTGGAATGGTTTGATGATTGCTGGTCTCGCCCGAGCAGGACAGGGTTTGGGTGACAAGGACTATGTGGAGGATGCCATCAAAACTGCAAACTTTGTCAAGGAACACTTGTATGATGCTTCTGCTAAAACATTGCTGCATTCGTGCTACAGAGGTGATGATGGAGCGATTGCGCAGAC aGAACAGCCAATCAAAGGCTTCTTAGACGACTATGCATACATGATCAAAGGACTACTGGATCTGTACGAGGCGTCTCTCGACGCCGGTTGGTTAAAATGGGCGCGGGACTTGCAACTGAAACAGGATGAGTTGTTCTGGGACCCAGTAAATGGCGGTTACTACACCTGTTCCGCTGAGGATACCACTGTTGTGTTGAGGTTGAAAGAAG ACCAGGACGGCGCAGAGCCATCCGGCAACAGCGTGGCATGTCACAACCTACAACGCTTAGCCGcgtacgccgacaagagcgcagctccgGAAGGCGGCGAACGCGAACGTGAACAAGCCAAGCGACTGCTTCAAGCCTTCTCCAAACGCCTCAACGACTCCCCCACGACCCTGCCCGAAATGATATCCGCTCTCATGTTCTACAACGACTCGCCTACGCAG GTGTTAATAGCCGGCGGACAATCGGACCCTCGCACCATGGAGCTGATCCGCGTGGTGCGCTCCCGGCTCCTCCCCGGGCGGGTGCTCGCCGTGGCCGACCCCAGTGCTGAATCTTCCGCCGGTATGTCTGAGATAC TCTTAAGCCGTATAAGGGCAGGCGACGTACCAACGGCGTACGTATGCCGCCGCTACGCTTGTTCGTTGCCCGTGACAGACGTCAAACAGCTCGAGAGCTTACTTGATGAATCGTTGCCTGCGCCCGCTCCCGCCTCCGCCGCGAAATAG
- the LOC126368792 gene encoding spermatogenesis-associated protein 20 isoform X3: MFIKNIFKRLTTLTPNNLSKPQLTRSLSDNIIKMATPSNEKPPDRPKHTNQLISEKSPYLLQHAHNPVQWYPWCQEAIDKAKQENKLIFLSVGYSTCHWCHVMEKECFENEDVAKIMNEHYINIKVDREERPDIDRVYMLFIMATSGGGGWPMSVFITPDLRPVTGGTYFPPEDRWGRPGFKTILLSLAKKWKENHAQFVEASVNILEALQKITLVDPETSASVPGQATWEKCVRRYMSIYEPEFGGFGTAPKFPQASIFNFLFHYYARDKSHPEGKKCLEMCLHTLTKIAMGGIHDHVSSGFARYSVDNEWHVPHFEKMLYDQAQLTVAYTDAFLASKDEFYADVVRDIIKYVNRDLRHESGGYYSAEDADSYPTFGAPHKKEGAFCVWEYNEIKSLIGDKKIKSTPYLDIFCEYFHVEEDGNISPESDPHEELTNKNVLIIYDSKEDVAKKFDLTLEEFDKVISECTEILYQARQKRPRPHLDSKMICSWNGLMIAGLARAGQGLGDKDYVEDAIKTANFVKEHLYDASAKTLLHSCYRGDDGAIAQTEQPIKGFLDDYAYMIKGLLDLYEASLDAGWLKWARDLQLKQDELFWDPVNGGYYTCSAEDTTVVLRLKEDQDGAEPSGNSVACHNLQRLAAYADKSAAPEGGEREREQAKRLLQAFSKRLNDSPTTLPEMISALMFYNDSPTQVLIAGGQSDPRTMELIRVVRSRLLPGRVLAVADPSAESSAGMSEILLSRIRAGDVPTAYVCRRYACSLPVTDVKQLESLLDESLPAPAPASAAK; the protein is encoded by the exons atgtttattaaGAATATATTCAAAAG ATTGACTACATTGACACCAAACAATTTAAGCAAACCTCAGTTGACAAGGAGTTTAAGCgacaatataattaaaatggcCACTCCAAGCAATGAGAAGCCACCAGATCGACCAAAACACACTAACCAGCTGATCTCTGAAAAGTCCCCATATTTGCTGCAACATGCTCACAACCCAGTGCAGTGGTACCCCTGGTGCCAAGAAGCTATAGATAAAGCTAAACAGGAAAACAAACTGATTTTCTTATCAGTTGGTTACTCTACATGCCATTGGTGCCATGTAATGGAGAAAGAATGTTTTGAAAATGAAGATGTTgctaaaataatgaatgaacaTTACATCAACATTAAAGTAGATCGAGAGGAGAGGCCAGATATAGACAGAGTTTATATGCTGTTTATCATGGCCACATCTGGAGGTGGTGGCTGGCCCATGTCTGTTTTTATCACTCCTGACTTACGTCCCGTCACAGGTGGCACCTACTTCCCGCCAGAAGACCGCTGGGGGAGACCAGGCTTCAAAACCATTCTCCTTTCCTTAGCCAAAAAATGGAAGGAAAACCATGCACAGTTTGTTGAGGCCAGTGTCAACATCTTGGAAGCCTTGCAAAAAATAACTCTCGTTGATCCAGAGACATCTGCATCAGTCCCTGGACAAGCTACTTGGGAGAAATGTGTCCGCAGATACATGTCCATCTATGAACCTGAATTTGGTGGATTTGGTACAGCACCTAAATTTCCTCAAGCTTCCATTTTTAATTTCCTCTTCCATTACTATGCCCGTGATAAATCTCATCCTGAGGGGAAGAAGTGTTTGGAAATGTGTTTGCACACTCTCACTAAGATTGCTATGGGAGGTATACATGACCATGTCTCCAGCGGATTTGCTCGGTACTCAGTTGACAATGAATGGCATGTGCCACACTTTGAGAAAATGTTATATGATCAGGCTCAACTAACAGTTGCTTATACCGATGCTTTTCTCGCGAGTAAGGATGAGTTTTATGCAGATGTAGTTCGcgacataataaaatatgtgaACAGGGACTTAAGGCACGAGTCGGGAGGATATTACAGTGCCGAAGATGCTGATTCTTACCCTACTTTCGGTGCTCCTCACAAGAAAGAAGGAGCATTCTGTGTTTGGgaatataatgaaataaaatcacTTATTGGTGACAAAAAGATTAAATCTACTCCTTATCTCGATATTTTCTGTGAGTACTTCCATGTTGAAGAAGATGGCAACATTTCTCCTGAGAGCGACCCTCATGAGGAGCTCACTAATaagaatgttttaattatttacgacaGCAAAGAAGATGTCGCTAAAAAGTTTGACTTAACTTTGGAGGAGTTTGATAAAGTAATCTCTGAATGTACCGAGATTTTGTATCAAGCTCGTCAGAAAAGGCCGCGTCCGCATTTggatagtaagatgatctgttCTTGGAATGGTTTGATGATTGCTGGTCTCGCCCGAGCAGGACAGGGTTTGGGTGACAAGGACTATGTGGAGGATGCCATCAAAACTGCAAACTTTGTCAAGGAACACTTGTATGATGCTTCTGCTAAAACATTGCTGCATTCGTGCTACAGAGGTGATGATGGAGCGATTGCGCAGAC aGAACAGCCAATCAAAGGCTTCTTAGACGACTATGCATACATGATCAAAGGACTACTGGATCTGTACGAGGCGTCTCTCGACGCCGGTTGGTTAAAATGGGCGCGGGACTTGCAACTGAAACAGGATGAGTTGTTCTGGGACCCAGTAAATGGCGGTTACTACACCTGTTCCGCTGAGGATACCACTGTTGTGTTGAGGTTGAAAGAAG ACCAGGACGGCGCAGAGCCATCCGGCAACAGCGTGGCATGTCACAACCTACAACGCTTAGCCGcgtacgccgacaagagcgcagctccgGAAGGCGGCGAACGCGAACGTGAACAAGCCAAGCGACTGCTTCAAGCCTTCTCCAAACGCCTCAACGACTCCCCCACGACCCTGCCCGAAATGATATCCGCTCTCATGTTCTACAACGACTCGCCTACGCAG GTGTTAATAGCCGGCGGACAATCGGACCCTCGCACCATGGAGCTGATCCGCGTGGTGCGCTCCCGGCTCCTCCCCGGGCGGGTGCTCGCCGTGGCCGACCCCAGTGCTGAATCTTCCGCCGGTATGTCTGAGATAC TCTTAAGCCGTATAAGGGCAGGCGACGTACCAACGGCGTACGTATGCCGCCGCTACGCTTGTTCGTTGCCCGTGACAGACGTCAAACAGCTCGAGAGCTTACTTGATGAATCGTTGCCTGCGCCCGCTCCCGCCTCCGCCGCGAAATAG
- the LOC126368792 gene encoding spermatogenesis-associated protein 20 isoform X2 — protein MPTGRAVLLLRRLSTGDSRLKNINLNPNCTKEQVLPNPVCCHRDLGQSKRLTTLTPNNLSKPQLTRSLSDNIIKMATPSNEKPPDRPKHTNQLISEKSPYLLQHAHNPVQWYPWCQEAIDKAKQENKLIFLSVGYSTCHWCHVMEKECFENEDVAKIMNEHYINIKVDREERPDIDRVYMLFIMATSGGGGWPMSVFITPDLRPVTGGTYFPPEDRWGRPGFKTILLSLAKKWKENHAQFVEASVNILEALQKITLVDPETSASVPGQATWEKCVRRYMSIYEPEFGGFGTAPKFPQASIFNFLFHYYARDKSHPEGKKCLEMCLHTLTKIAMGGIHDHVSSGFARYSVDNEWHVPHFEKMLYDQAQLTVAYTDAFLASKDEFYADVVRDIIKYVNRDLRHESGGYYSAEDADSYPTFGAPHKKEGAFCVWEYNEIKSLIGDKKIKSTPYLDIFCEYFHVEEDGNISPESDPHEELTNKNVLIIYDSKEDVAKKFDLTLEEFDKVISECTEILYQARQKRPRPHLDSKMICSWNGLMIAGLARAGQGLGDKDYVEDAIKTANFVKEHLYDASAKTLLHSCYRGDDGAIAQTEQPIKGFLDDYAYMIKGLLDLYEASLDAGWLKWARDLQLKQDELFWDPVNGGYYTCSAEDTTVVLRLKEDQDGAEPSGNSVACHNLQRLAAYADKSAAPEGGEREREQAKRLLQAFSKRLNDSPTTLPEMISALMFYNDSPTQVLIAGGQSDPRTMELIRVVRSRLLPGRVLAVADPSAESSAVLSRIRAGDVPTAYVCRRYACSLPVTDVKQLESLLDESLPAPAPASAAK, from the exons ATTGACTACATTGACACCAAACAATTTAAGCAAACCTCAGTTGACAAGGAGTTTAAGCgacaatataattaaaatggcCACTCCAAGCAATGAGAAGCCACCAGATCGACCAAAACACACTAACCAGCTGATCTCTGAAAAGTCCCCATATTTGCTGCAACATGCTCACAACCCAGTGCAGTGGTACCCCTGGTGCCAAGAAGCTATAGATAAAGCTAAACAGGAAAACAAACTGATTTTCTTATCAGTTGGTTACTCTACATGCCATTGGTGCCATGTAATGGAGAAAGAATGTTTTGAAAATGAAGATGTTgctaaaataatgaatgaacaTTACATCAACATTAAAGTAGATCGAGAGGAGAGGCCAGATATAGACAGAGTTTATATGCTGTTTATCATGGCCACATCTGGAGGTGGTGGCTGGCCCATGTCTGTTTTTATCACTCCTGACTTACGTCCCGTCACAGGTGGCACCTACTTCCCGCCAGAAGACCGCTGGGGGAGACCAGGCTTCAAAACCATTCTCCTTTCCTTAGCCAAAAAATGGAAGGAAAACCATGCACAGTTTGTTGAGGCCAGTGTCAACATCTTGGAAGCCTTGCAAAAAATAACTCTCGTTGATCCAGAGACATCTGCATCAGTCCCTGGACAAGCTACTTGGGAGAAATGTGTCCGCAGATACATGTCCATCTATGAACCTGAATTTGGTGGATTTGGTACAGCACCTAAATTTCCTCAAGCTTCCATTTTTAATTTCCTCTTCCATTACTATGCCCGTGATAAATCTCATCCTGAGGGGAAGAAGTGTTTGGAAATGTGTTTGCACACTCTCACTAAGATTGCTATGGGAGGTATACATGACCATGTCTCCAGCGGATTTGCTCGGTACTCAGTTGACAATGAATGGCATGTGCCACACTTTGAGAAAATGTTATATGATCAGGCTCAACTAACAGTTGCTTATACCGATGCTTTTCTCGCGAGTAAGGATGAGTTTTATGCAGATGTAGTTCGcgacataataaaatatgtgaACAGGGACTTAAGGCACGAGTCGGGAGGATATTACAGTGCCGAAGATGCTGATTCTTACCCTACTTTCGGTGCTCCTCACAAGAAAGAAGGAGCATTCTGTGTTTGGgaatataatgaaataaaatcacTTATTGGTGACAAAAAGATTAAATCTACTCCTTATCTCGATATTTTCTGTGAGTACTTCCATGTTGAAGAAGATGGCAACATTTCTCCTGAGAGCGACCCTCATGAGGAGCTCACTAATaagaatgttttaattatttacgacaGCAAAGAAGATGTCGCTAAAAAGTTTGACTTAACTTTGGAGGAGTTTGATAAAGTAATCTCTGAATGTACCGAGATTTTGTATCAAGCTCGTCAGAAAAGGCCGCGTCCGCATTTggatagtaagatgatctgttCTTGGAATGGTTTGATGATTGCTGGTCTCGCCCGAGCAGGACAGGGTTTGGGTGACAAGGACTATGTGGAGGATGCCATCAAAACTGCAAACTTTGTCAAGGAACACTTGTATGATGCTTCTGCTAAAACATTGCTGCATTCGTGCTACAGAGGTGATGATGGAGCGATTGCGCAGAC aGAACAGCCAATCAAAGGCTTCTTAGACGACTATGCATACATGATCAAAGGACTACTGGATCTGTACGAGGCGTCTCTCGACGCCGGTTGGTTAAAATGGGCGCGGGACTTGCAACTGAAACAGGATGAGTTGTTCTGGGACCCAGTAAATGGCGGTTACTACACCTGTTCCGCTGAGGATACCACTGTTGTGTTGAGGTTGAAAGAAG ACCAGGACGGCGCAGAGCCATCCGGCAACAGCGTGGCATGTCACAACCTACAACGCTTAGCCGcgtacgccgacaagagcgcagctccgGAAGGCGGCGAACGCGAACGTGAACAAGCCAAGCGACTGCTTCAAGCCTTCTCCAAACGCCTCAACGACTCCCCCACGACCCTGCCCGAAATGATATCCGCTCTCATGTTCTACAACGACTCGCCTACGCAG GTGTTAATAGCCGGCGGACAATCGGACCCTCGCACCATGGAGCTGATCCGCGTGGTGCGCTCCCGGCTCCTCCCCGGGCGGGTGCTCGCCGTGGCCGACCCCAGTGCTGAATCTTCCGCCG TCTTAAGCCGTATAAGGGCAGGCGACGTACCAACGGCGTACGTATGCCGCCGCTACGCTTGTTCGTTGCCCGTGACAGACGTCAAACAGCTCGAGAGCTTACTTGATGAATCGTTGCCTGCGCCCGCTCCCGCCTCCGCCGCGAAATAG